The Oecophyllibacter saccharovorans sequence CCGTCTCATCGCCCATGCCGATCTGGTGGGACGCCCGGTAACGCTGGAAAGCACCCAGGACGTGCTGAAGGACATGCTCAAGGCCCATGAGCGGCGTGTGACGATTGATGAAATTCAACGCAAGGTCGCTGAACACTGGAACATCCGCCTGACCGACATGTCCTCGGCGCGCCGGGCACGGGCGGTGGCGCGGCCTCGCCAGGTCGCCATGTACCTGGCCAAGCACCTGACCAGCCGTTCCCTGCCTGAAATAGGTCGGCGCTTCGGCAATCGCGATCATACGACCGTCATGCATGCCGTGGCCCGGGTGACCGAGCTGATGGAGCAGGACCCGGCCTTTGCCGAAAGCGTGGAGCTGCTCAAACGCATGCTGGAGAGTTGACCAAACAGGGCCCGGCATGGCTTTGCGGGGCCGTTTCACTCTGCTAGAGAAGGCAGATCCTTGCGTCTCGACGGAGGCGCGTCACGCGGACCGGGTTTGGGAACAGACATGAAATTCAAGGCCGATCGAGCTACACTGCAACGTGCACTTGCCCATATTCACGGCGTGGCGGAAAAGCGGAACACCATTCCTATTCTGGCCAATGTCTTTCTGGCCCATGATGGTCGCGCCCTGCAGCTGACGGCAACGGACATGGAAATTGCTGTTGTCGAGGAAATCCCCTCTGAAGCTGAACAGGCAGGCCGCACGACTGTGCCGGCTGCCGTCCTGTTTGAGATCGTGCGCAAGCTGCCTGGTGACGTTTCCATTGAATTCGAGCAGGTGGACGGTGAAGCCCCCCTCAAACTGCGTGCCGGAAATTATGAGACCAGCCTCAACGTCCTGCCGGTTGATGATTTCCCGGCCATGGTTGCAGGCGAACTGCCTCACAGCTTCCAGCTGCCGGCCAATGTGCTGCGCAGCCTGATTGACCGCACGAAATTCGCCATGTCGAATGAAGAGACGCGCTATTACCTGAACGGGATCTATCTCCACGTTGCAGGTGAGGGGGCAGAACAGCGCCTGCGCGCCGTTGCCACTGACGGTCACCGGCTTGCCCGCGTTGAGGCAGACGTGCCGCCTGGTGCGGAAGACATGCCAGGCGTGATCATCCCCCGCAAGACCGTCGCCGAACTGCGCAAGCTGCTGGATGAAGACAACGTGCCGGTCGAGATCTCCCTTTCCGAAACGCGCATTCAGTTCCGCGTCGGCTCGGTACTACTCACCTCAAAACTGGTTGATGGCACCTTTCCGGAATATGAGCGCGTGATCCCCCGCAATAACGGGCGCATCATGCGCATTGCCAAGCAGGATATGGCTGCAGCGGTCGGACGTGTGGCGGCCATCAGCCAGGAGCGATCGCGCCCCGTCAAGCTGGCCCTGGCCAACAATCATCTCACTCTTTCAGCCAACAGTCCCGATCAGGGAGTGGCCCAGGAAGAGCTGGGGGAAAACAGCGTCTCCTATGACGGGGAACCGATGGAGATCGGTTTTCAGGCGCGCTACCTGACTGATATCACTGATCAGATCGAAGCCGAGGCTGAATTCGCCTTTGCTGACAGTGCAGCGCCGACCCTCATTCACGACACCCAGGCACCCGCAGCCGTTTACGTGCTCATGCCAATCCGGGTCTGAGCGGAGAGTTGTGCGGCTTGAACGTCTGACTCTGACGGATTTCCGCAATTATTCCCGCTGTGTCTGGAAACCCGCTGCGGCCCTGGCCGTATTCACTGGCGAGAACGGCAGCGGAAAAACCAATCTGCTGGAGGCTGTTTCCCTGCTGGCACCTGGACGGGGCTTGCGCAGCGCACCTCCTTCCCATCTCCTCCGTAACGGCAGCACCCGCTGGGGCGTGGCCAGCCATCTGCTCACCCGTACCGGTCCGCTCGCGCTTGCCACCGGCAGTGCACCCCAGGGACAGGGCAAGCGTATCTTTCAGCTGGATGGCACCACCGTACGCAGCCAGGCACAGGTCGCGGGCAGCTTCGACTGTGTCTGGCTTACCCCTCAGATGGAACGCCTCTTCGGTGAGACCGCTTCCGGAAGACGGCGCTTCCTGGACCGGCTGGTCATGGGCGTCATACCCGATCACGCACGCCAGATGGCAGCCCATGAACGCTCGGTTTACAGCCGCAATCGCCTCCTAACCAATGGTCCGACCGTTGCTGACAGCGCCCATCTCGCCTGGCTGGAAGCGGTGGAACATTCGATCAGCCGTCATGCCGTGGCGGCCACTGCGGCCCGGATGGCTTTTGTCGAACGCATGAACCGCTCTTCCTTCACCACCCCGGAATTTCCCCGAAGCCTCCTGCAACTGGAATGTCGGATTGCCGAGCGCCTGGCTGCTTCCCCCGCCCTGGAAGTGGAAGACTGGCTGCGGGGACAGTTGCACGCCAGC is a genomic window containing:
- the dnaN gene encoding DNA polymerase III subunit beta, which produces MKFKADRATLQRALAHIHGVAEKRNTIPILANVFLAHDGRALQLTATDMEIAVVEEIPSEAEQAGRTTVPAAVLFEIVRKLPGDVSIEFEQVDGEAPLKLRAGNYETSLNVLPVDDFPAMVAGELPHSFQLPANVLRSLIDRTKFAMSNEETRYYLNGIYLHVAGEGAEQRLRAVATDGHRLARVEADVPPGAEDMPGVIIPRKTVAELRKLLDEDNVPVEISLSETRIQFRVGSVLLTSKLVDGTFPEYERVIPRNNGRIMRIAKQDMAAAVGRVAAISQERSRPVKLALANNHLTLSANSPDQGVAQEELGENSVSYDGEPMEIGFQARYLTDITDQIEAEAEFAFADSAAPTLIHDTQAPAAVYVLMPIRV
- the recF gene encoding DNA replication/repair protein RecF (All proteins in this family for which functions are known are DNA-binding proteins that assist the filamentation of RecA onto DNA for the initiation of recombination or recombinational repair.), whose product is MRLERLTLTDFRNYSRCVWKPAAALAVFTGENGSGKTNLLEAVSLLAPGRGLRSAPPSHLLRNGSTRWGVASHLLTRTGPLALATGSAPQGQGKRIFQLDGTTVRSQAQVAGSFDCVWLTPQMERLFGETASGRRRFLDRLVMGVIPDHARQMAAHERSVYSRNRLLTNGPTVADSAHLAWLEAVEHSISRHAVAATAARMAFVERMNRSSFTTPEFPRSLLQLECRIAERLAASPALEVEDWLRGQLHASRPQDRERGTTGYGAHRSDFSLRDALSGREAALSSSGQQKIMLVGLILAHAQLVAEARNDPPVILLDEPLVHLDERHRHALLDTLQALDTTTLLTGTEAAEFSFLQGTAEFNRIRQGQLLPA